The proteins below are encoded in one region of Micromonospora pisi:
- a CDS encoding serine/threonine protein kinase gives MTTEREYGELVPLGDGPMTTVLAGVHTETGTAYALKVLPGRLDRRTRAELEAELARLSALRAHAPVLVPDRLEEFGNGRLALRMELCTQSLPELLASFGPLSVPDTLALGTALAEALAAAHEVGIVHGGVTPGNVLFRASGEPVLADFGLTLRHAFPADPSRTMDFLAPETVRDGSVDERSDLYGLGAILYLALSGHSPHQGAPGEQEGERLLRVLGSPVPPLPRADLPSGLADLVTALLEKEPSARPVDATTVAGRLSTLYAAVAPPDAPVEPPGTPEPVPPGKQNAGRQTAADATTDPPVVEHEPTGEPVDDPEPEFDDFAAPPAPEAEPSVPAPRPRGEPIVVFGPKRSPRWIARPSVLAGAAALAVLGVVTVLLVLNRPDELDVPTAPAPVAAPSTVPTPTRAAVVLELTDPTDRGNFVELSWRSNQPFDFAVIIAGEGEQTRTIFAHRSTSYRVPVDPVRKYCFEIQATDGQQFYVSPSKPIRGATCRR, from the coding sequence ATGACGACCGAGCGGGAGTACGGCGAGCTGGTTCCGCTGGGCGACGGTCCGATGACGACCGTACTGGCGGGCGTACACACCGAGACCGGTACGGCGTACGCGCTGAAGGTCCTCCCCGGCCGGCTCGACCGGCGTACCCGGGCGGAGCTGGAAGCCGAGCTGGCCCGGCTGTCCGCGCTGCGTGCGCACGCGCCGGTCCTCGTTCCCGACCGGCTGGAGGAGTTCGGCAACGGTCGGCTTGCCCTGCGGATGGAACTCTGCACCCAGTCACTGCCGGAACTGCTCGCCTCGTTCGGCCCACTGTCGGTGCCGGACACACTTGCGCTGGGCACCGCACTCGCGGAGGCGCTGGCGGCGGCGCATGAGGTGGGGATCGTGCACGGCGGGGTGACCCCGGGCAATGTCCTCTTCCGTGCCTCCGGTGAACCGGTGCTGGCCGACTTCGGGCTCACGCTGCGCCACGCGTTCCCCGCCGACCCGTCACGGACCATGGACTTCCTGGCGCCGGAGACCGTAAGGGACGGTTCGGTGGACGAGCGTTCCGATCTCTACGGTCTCGGCGCGATCCTCTACCTGGCCCTGTCCGGTCATTCCCCGCACCAGGGCGCACCGGGTGAACAGGAGGGCGAGCGGCTGCTGCGGGTGCTCGGCAGCCCAGTGCCGCCGCTGCCGCGCGCCGACCTGCCATCGGGGCTGGCGGACCTGGTCACCGCGTTGCTGGAGAAGGAACCGTCGGCCCGTCCGGTGGACGCCACCACGGTCGCCGGCAGACTGAGCACCCTGTACGCGGCGGTCGCGCCGCCCGACGCACCCGTCGAGCCGCCTGGGACCCCGGAGCCCGTGCCGCCCGGGAAGCAGAACGCCGGGCGGCAGACGGCGGCGGACGCCACGACCGACCCGCCGGTGGTGGAGCACGAGCCCACCGGGGAGCCCGTCGACGATCCGGAGCCCGAGTTCGACGATTTCGCGGCTCCTCCGGCGCCGGAGGCCGAACCGTCGGTGCCCGCACCCCGCCCGCGGGGCGAACCGATCGTCGTGTTCGGTCCGAAGAGGTCGCCGCGGTGGATCGCCCGCCCCTCAGTGCTGGCCGGGGCGGCCGCACTCGCCGTGCTGGGCGTGGTGACGGTGCTGCTCGTGCTGAACCGACCCGACGAACTCGACGTGCCAACCGCACCCGCGCCGGTCGCGGCGCCCAGCACCGTACCGACCCCGACCAGGGCCGCCGTGGTGCTGGAACTGACCGACCCTACCGATCGTGGCAACTTCGTGGAACTCTCCTGGCGCAGCAATCAGCCGTTCGACTTCGCCGTGATCATCGCCGGCGAGGGCGAGCAGACCAGGACAATCTTTGCTCATCGCAGCACCAGCTACCGCGTGCCGGTGGACCCGGTACGTAAGTACTGCTTCGAGATCCAGGCCACCGACGGACAGCAGTTCTACGTCAGTCCGTCCAAGCCGATCCGAGGTGCCACCTGCCGCAGGTGA
- the eccD gene encoding type VII secretion integral membrane protein EccD — protein sequence MTTTGVVRVTIAAPLRRIDLALPERAPVAEMLPGLLRHAGENLGDEGVLAGGWVLRRTDGTAVEGSRTLGAQRVSDGEVLHLVPHQMQWPELEYDDLVDAIAGGAGRTGRLWGPRHSRLAGLTTAVVAVLLAFVALLRAGPPWPAPGWAALALAVLLLAAGTAMARALGDAGTGAVLAASALPAAFLGGGLVLGDSIPLADFGAPQVVAGCSALLAAAVFGHLGAVDGAALFTAAATVGLLGGLTGCVVSAGVVDATGAAAVLAATVFLFSPLLGPLAVRLGRVPMPVLPRTATDLVRDDPQPPRHAVYAAVVRADSLLTGMLAGAALAVGAAQVLLARAGGTAVVVLLVLLFLGFCVRARLYPAIRQRVPVLGAGLAGAACLAAGPLMAHPERLLGLVVPVLAGAAALAVLVGLVYSRRAPTAFLGRYAELLEVVLVLACVPVVCAVLRLYGLVRGWGG from the coding sequence ATGACGACCACGGGTGTGGTGCGGGTGACCATCGCCGCGCCGCTGCGCCGGATCGACCTGGCGCTGCCGGAGCGCGCGCCGGTCGCCGAGATGCTGCCGGGGCTGCTCCGGCACGCCGGTGAGAACCTCGGCGACGAGGGGGTGCTCGCCGGAGGCTGGGTGCTGCGTCGCACCGACGGCACGGCCGTCGAGGGCTCCCGGACACTCGGTGCGCAGCGGGTCAGCGACGGTGAGGTACTGCACCTGGTGCCCCACCAGATGCAGTGGCCGGAGCTGGAGTACGACGACCTGGTCGACGCGATCGCCGGGGGCGCCGGACGTACCGGGCGACTGTGGGGCCCGCGGCACAGCCGGCTCGCCGGGCTGACCACCGCGGTGGTGGCGGTGCTGCTGGCGTTCGTCGCGCTGCTGCGCGCCGGACCGCCGTGGCCGGCCCCGGGGTGGGCTGCCCTCGCTCTCGCGGTGCTACTGCTGGCCGCCGGTACGGCGATGGCCCGCGCTCTCGGCGACGCCGGAACCGGTGCTGTGCTCGCGGCGTCGGCGCTGCCGGCCGCGTTCCTGGGGGGCGGACTGGTTCTCGGTGACTCGATTCCGCTGGCCGATTTCGGCGCCCCGCAGGTGGTCGCCGGCTGTTCCGCGTTGCTGGCGGCGGCGGTCTTCGGCCACCTGGGCGCGGTCGACGGGGCCGCGCTGTTCACCGCTGCCGCCACCGTCGGTCTGTTGGGCGGGCTCACCGGTTGCGTGGTGAGCGCCGGGGTGGTGGACGCCACCGGGGCGGCGGCGGTGCTGGCGGCCACGGTGTTCCTCTTCTCGCCGCTTCTCGGACCGCTGGCGGTACGGCTGGGCCGGGTGCCGATGCCCGTGCTCCCGCGTACGGCCACGGACCTGGTCCGCGACGACCCGCAGCCGCCCCGACATGCCGTGTACGCGGCGGTGGTGCGTGCCGACAGCCTGCTCACCGGGATGCTGGCCGGGGCGGCGTTGGCTGTCGGCGCCGCCCAGGTGCTGCTCGCCCGCGCGGGGGGTACCGCGGTGGTCGTGCTGCTCGTGCTGCTGTTCCTGGGTTTCTGTGTGCGGGCCCGACTGTATCCGGCGATCCGGCAGCGGGTGCCGGTGCTCGGCGCCGGACTTGCCGGGGCCGCCTGTCTGGCCGCCGGGCCGTTGATGGCCCACCCGGAGAGGCTGCTCGGGCTCGTGGTGCCGGTGCTGGCGGGTGCCGCCGCACTCGCGGTGCTGGTCGGCCTCGTCTACAGCAGACGGGCTCCGACGGCCTTCCTCGGCCGGTACGCCGAACTGCTCGAGGTGGTGCTGGTGCTGGCGTGTGTCCCGGTCGTGTGCGCGGTGCTGCGGCTGTACGGACTGGTCCGTGGGTGGGGCGGCTGA
- the eccB gene encoding type VII secretion protein EccB — translation MASKRDQLQAQRFIGQRVVSALVTRQTDPEQPPFRRPSGAAIGSIAIAVIVLAAVGVYGVIVPGGNRSWQAGDAVIVVKETGTRYVYVDGRLHPVLNYASALLALGRNAQTRTVSRESLLGVPRGPRIGIPDAPDALPRADRMLGGGWTLCSRPGADETGARIDESALLVGVEPTGGRPLDDAALLVEVPETGDQYLIWRGHRHRIRQPDTVTVGLALRAEPRARVGPAVVDILPAGEAIAPIPLPDVGKPSKAVPRRPDLRIGQVLVAQTSGGGVQHYLTEVDRLRLISELQYDIQLAYRDTAGAYQGAEPVGVPLGLVAAAEARQEARPTAPSGAAPARRPDFAGAGSGPVAVCATYDSGADVPRLRLDARLPAPESMVATGARTTEGLPLADRVYVPPGQAALVEVMPSGQAPTGTLVLVTDQGRGYPLAGRDVPAILGYDRVRPVRLPAGLVTRVPMGSGLDPVTARAA, via the coding sequence ATGGCGTCCAAGCGTGACCAGTTGCAGGCCCAGCGGTTCATCGGCCAACGGGTGGTTTCCGCGTTGGTCACCAGGCAGACCGATCCGGAGCAGCCGCCGTTCCGCCGGCCGTCCGGAGCGGCCATCGGCAGCATCGCGATCGCCGTGATCGTGCTCGCCGCGGTGGGCGTCTACGGCGTCATCGTGCCCGGCGGCAACCGGTCCTGGCAGGCCGGTGACGCGGTGATCGTGGTGAAGGAAACCGGAACCCGGTACGTGTACGTGGACGGCCGGTTGCACCCGGTGCTCAACTACGCGTCGGCGCTACTCGCGCTCGGGCGCAACGCGCAGACCCGTACGGTGTCCCGGGAGTCGCTGCTCGGCGTGCCGCGCGGGCCACGGATCGGCATCCCGGACGCACCCGACGCGCTGCCCAGGGCCGACCGGATGCTCGGCGGCGGGTGGACCCTCTGCTCCCGGCCCGGCGCCGACGAGACCGGGGCCAGGATCGACGAGTCGGCCCTGCTGGTGGGTGTCGAGCCGACCGGAGGACGTCCGCTGGACGACGCGGCGTTGCTGGTCGAGGTGCCGGAGACCGGGGACCAGTACCTGATCTGGCGGGGTCACCGGCACCGGATCCGGCAGCCGGACACGGTGACCGTGGGACTGGCGCTGCGCGCCGAGCCGCGCGCCCGGGTCGGCCCGGCGGTGGTGGACATCCTGCCGGCCGGCGAGGCGATAGCGCCGATCCCCCTGCCGGACGTGGGCAAGCCGTCAAAGGCGGTGCCCCGCCGTCCGGACCTGCGCATCGGGCAGGTGCTGGTGGCGCAGACCTCCGGCGGGGGAGTGCAGCACTACCTCACCGAGGTCGACCGGCTACGGCTGATCTCGGAACTCCAGTACGACATCCAGTTGGCGTACCGGGACACGGCGGGGGCGTACCAGGGCGCCGAACCGGTGGGCGTACCGCTGGGACTGGTCGCGGCGGCGGAGGCCCGGCAGGAGGCGCGACCGACGGCCCCGTCAGGGGCAGCCCCGGCGCGCCGTCCGGACTTCGCCGGTGCCGGCTCCGGGCCGGTGGCGGTCTGTGCGACGTACGATTCCGGCGCCGACGTGCCACGGCTACGGCTGGACGCGCGGCTGCCGGCGCCCGAGTCCATGGTGGCCACCGGTGCGCGGACCACCGAGGGGCTGCCGTTGGCCGATCGGGTGTACGTGCCGCCGGGGCAGGCCGCCCTGGTCGAGGTGATGCCGAGCGGCCAGGCGCCGACGGGCACCCTGGTGCTCGTCACCGACCAGGGGCGCGGTTATCCCTTGGCCGGTCGCGATGTGCCGGCCATCCTTGGTTACGACCGGGTCCGTCCGGTGCGCCTGCCCGCCGGGCTGGTGACCCGGGTGCCGATGGGCAGCGGCCTGGACCCGGTGACGGCCAGGGCGGCATGA